The sequence below is a genomic window from Deltaproteobacteria bacterium.
TCTCCCTTTCGAAGGCCTCCATGACGTGGGAAGGAAAACCATCGGGAAAGACGGGGAACGGTTCCCGCACCGTTATCCCCATCATCTCCCAGTGACCGGTAACCGTGTCTTTGCCGGCAGAGCTCTCATGGAGAGACCCGTAACAGGCCAGGGGCTTTAACACGGGAGGCAGTCCCCTGAACTGCCCGAGATTGCCCATGCCGAGGCCGGCGAGGTTGGGAAGGTTAACACCCGTCACCTCCAGAACATGGCCGAGCGTGTTCGCACCTTCATCCCCATAGAGCGAAGCATCCGGTGCGCTTCCGATACCCACTCCGTCCAGCACAATGATTATTGCCCTCTTCCTGCTCATACAGCCCTGTCATCTTGAGGATTTCTATTTCCTGTATTACTATGAAATGAAAATGAGCCGAACCCCCGATACGGAATGACGAGAATAAACCGCGCAATACTGAAAGAACTTTTCCCCTCTGTCATCGCCGGCGTCCTCATTTTCACCCTTATCGTGATTGCCCAGCAGCTCATCAAGATTTCAGATTATATCATCGCAGGGGGCGTCCCACCCCTTGAAATCGGAAAGCTCATTCTCTACTCCCTCCCTGCATTCCTGGAGATAAGCATACCGGTGTCGCTGATCCTCGGCGTGACGATCACCTTCTCACGGCTCTCCATTGACAGCGAACTCGTGGCCATCAGATCATCCGGCATAAGCATCAGACAGCTTTTACCTCCCGTTGTCGTTACTTCTCTCATCTGCTTTTTCGGCCTTCTCTACCTGACCCTATATGGGGCGGCAGCTGGCTATAACAACCTTTTCACGACGGTACGGAAACTATCTTACTACGGGTCGAGGGAAATCATCAAAGAGGGTGTATTCATCAAGCTCACCGATACGACGCTCATCTACGTTGAGCACATGAGCCCTGACGGAGCGAATTTGAACAGAATCATGATATCGGAAAAGAAAAACTTCGACGAACCGATAATCATAACCGCCCAAAATGGAGAGAGGGTCCCCTCCCGGGAAAAGGAAGAGGGTGGGCTCCTCCTGAGCAACGGAATCATGGACCAGAAAATCGCGAAAAACGATGCACACCACGTGGTAACCTTTGAAAAGCTCTCGTTCAACATAGACGGCGGCGAGGGGAAAGCCTCCCTTCATGTGAAAAAGCCCAAAGAGATGTCGGTGGCGGAAATACTCAAAGTCATCAGAAAGGGGGGGACCTCCAGAAACAGGATGGTCGATCTCATATTCTCCCTCAACCGGAGGCTATCCCTCCCCTTCTCCTGCATCGTTTTCGCCTTTTTCGCCGTTCCCCTGGGATCGGTGCAGAGGAGCAGGGGAAAATCGTCATCCCTCATCATCACCGGCGTAATGGTGTTTATATACTACCTTTTTCTCGGAGTGGCCAAGAGTTTAAAGAACGCATCCCCCGCGCTGTCCATTGGAATAATATGGTTCCCCAATATCCTGTTTGGCCTCGTGACGGTAATTGTCTTTACGTGGATGGAAAAAGATCCATCCTTCGCCGATAAATTCCGGAAGCTGACGGGGATGAAAAGTTGATCCCGATACTCAAGAGATACATAAGCACGGAATACCTGAAAACGCTCGTTTTCACCCTCATTTTCATCATCATGCTCTTTCACCTCGTCGATCTGATGGACCACCTCGACAACTTTTACCTATACGGGGCGGGCAACGATGTGATCCTGAAGTTCTACATTCTTAAAACTCCCGAATATTTTGTCGCTTTCCTCCCCTTTGCCCTGCTGATTTCATCGGTCCTCCTCCTCGTCATCAGGTCCAGGTTCAACGAGACTATCGCAATGTTTGCATCCGGCGTGAGCCTCATGGGGATCATCGGGCCGATCCTCGTCATCGCCGTTTTTTCCGCTTTCCTCTCTTTCCTTACGTCGGAAATTGTCGTGCCGAGGACTTCGCTGGCAGCGCGGGACATCGAGGCAAACTACATAAGGAAGAAAGAGCGGGCCGCAAGGTTTTTCCAGAACAGGTACTGGCTGAAAGTGGAAGACGGGTTGATCGTAGCCCACCTGCTCGATGAAGAAAAAAGCAGTGTTCTCGGCTTCACCTATCTCGTCCTCGACGACCGG
It includes:
- a CDS encoding LptF/LptG family permease, yielding MTRINRAILKELFPSVIAGVLIFTLIVIAQQLIKISDYIIAGGVPPLEIGKLILYSLPAFLEISIPVSLILGVTITFSRLSIDSELVAIRSSGISIRQLLPPVVVTSLICFFGLLYLTLYGAAAGYNNLFTTVRKLSYYGSREIIKEGVFIKLTDTTLIYVEHMSPDGANLNRIMISEKKNFDEPIIITAQNGERVPSREKEEGGLLLSNGIMDQKIAKNDAHHVVTFEKLSFNIDGGEGKASLHVKKPKEMSVAEILKVIRKGGTSRNRMVDLIFSLNRRLSLPFSCIVFAFFAVPLGSVQRSRGKSSSLIITGVMVFIYYLFLGVAKSLKNASPALSIGIIWFPNILFGLVTVIVFTWMEKDPSFADKFRKLTGMKS
- a CDS encoding LptF/LptG family permease, whose protein sequence is MIPILKRYISTEYLKTLVFTLIFIIMLFHLVDLMDHLDNFYLYGAGNDVILKFYILKTPEYFVAFLPFALLISSVLLLVIRSRFNETIAMFASGVSLMGIIGPILVIAVFSAFLSFLTSEIVVPRTSLAARDIEANYIRKKERAARFFQNRYWLKVEDGLIVAHLLDEEKSSVLGFTYLVLDDRGNLKQRFDAREATYNGVWNLKNVDILTLEGQPSMAKVAGTSLELPASFDTFFSSQKSPADMNSRDLSRYIREIKHKGFDARSYLVDYHSRFSYLTLNLVIIFLAAPFSLVGPRKGVLITSVVLSVVIGFSCWALFSVFIASGRKGILPPLAASWAPVLLVAGVAYLVYKKLRV